The genomic DNA ATCGGCCTGGCGACCGGCAGCCTCGGCATACTGGCCGAGGCTGCGCATTCAGCGTTGGATATGACCGCTGCGTTGGTGACTTATCTTGCGGTGTTCATCTCCGGCAAGCCCGCAGATCATGAGCACCTTTATGGCCATGGCAAGGTGGAGAACTTGTCTGCACTTTTTGAAACCTTGCTGTTGCTGGTCACCTGCATCTGGATCATCCATGAGGCGATTGATCGCCTTTTCGTCAAGACCGTGGAGGTGGAGGCTTCGGCCGCGGCCTTTGCGGTGATGATCGTTTCGATCGTTGTGGATGTGAACCGTTCGCGCATGCTTGCACGGGCGGCGCGGGATCATAACAGTCAGGCTTTGGAAGCGGATGCGCTTCATTTTAGAACGGATATCTACAGCTCGCTGGTCGTGTTGCTGGGCTTGGTGCTGGTCAAAACCGGCGAATGGTTCCCGCAACTGACTCAGCTGCAAAAGGCGGATGCGCTCGCCGCCCTGGGCGTCGCTTTGATCGTCATT from bacterium includes the following:
- a CDS encoding cation transporter — protein: MAVKSASRQELDKRRVAMTSVLAAVALTGLKLFIGLATGSLGILAEAAHSALDMTAALVTYLAVFISGKPADHEHLYGHGKVENLSALFETLLLLVTCIWIIHEAIDRLFVKTVEVEASAAAFAVMIVSIVVDVNRSRMLARAARDHNSQALEADALHFRTDIYSSLVVLLGLVLVKTGEWFPQLTQLQKADALAALGVALIVIYISMALAKRTVAALLDAAPAGLLEQVTALIRRQEGVIDCHKVRIRHSGPKLFIDAHVLVDGNQSLHAAHDLTEVIESAIRSQLSNADVTVHAEPFSSAEKQQTQTLT